In Paroedura picta isolate Pp20150507F chromosome 1, Ppicta_v3.0, whole genome shotgun sequence, the following are encoded in one genomic region:
- the DMAC1 gene encoding distal membrane-arm assembly complex protein 1, producing MASKPTEVTPPAAHKSFFGSCWSCRVLSGMGLIGSGIYVYLGPRRIIKQGTSPTFWHISQLAFAVGLLSWGLVVITDPVGKQIQKDKIRKQ from the exons ATGGCGTCCAAGCCCACGGAGGTGACCCCTCCGGCCGCCCACAAGTCCTTCTTCGGGTCCTGCTGGTCGTGCCGCGTCCTGAGCGGGATGGGACTGATAGGCTCCGGCATCTACGTGTATCTGGGCCCGCGCAGGATCATCAAGCAGGGCACCTCGCCCACCTTCTGGCACATCAGCCAGCTGGCCTTCGCCGTCG GTCTTCTTTCTTGGGGTCTTGTCGTTATTACTGACCCCGTTGGGAAACAGATCCAGAAAGACAAGATCCGGAAACAGTGA
- the UQCC3 gene encoding ubiquinol-cytochrome-c reductase complex assembly factor 3 gives MDLRVKAILGMVGTMGLGIGLWAAITPNEEQLKKMAKELPSSNPRVQAQMRERNIAVLAMIKEAAETNENVAQRPWPWKK, from the exons ATGGATCTCAGGGTGAAGGCCATCCTGGGCATGGTGGGGACCATGGGCCTCGGGATCGGGCTCTGGGCGGCGATCACGCCCAACGAGGAGCAGCTGAAGAAGATGGCAAAG GAACTACCGAGTTCCAACCCTCGGGTGCAGGCTCAAATGCGAGAACGGAATATTGCGGTGTTGGCAATGATCAAAGAGGCAGCTGAAACGAACGAGAACGTGGCCCAGAGACCGTGGCCCTGGAAGAAATAG